The nucleotide sequence GCTGCAGAACCCGCTTGCAGATCCGTATACAATCGGTGTATCTTCAGGTGCTTCGCTTGGGGCAGTTATCATTATCTTTTTCCAGATTCAGCTGACATTCTTAGGCAGTTACACGCTCCCGGTAATCGCTGTCCTTTTCGGAATGATTACCCTGCTCATTGTTTTTGCTCTCACACAGCTTGCAAGCGGAAAGCTGACGAATGAAACCATTATCCTTGCAGGCATTATTGTCTCTTCCTTTATCAGCGCCTTTATCTCACTGCTGATTGCCCTCGTTCCGCGTGAGGACATCAGTCAAATTCTCTATTGGATCATGGGAAGTGTCTCTATGAGAGGATGGGGACATGTCCAGCTGATTTTCCCCTTTTTTGTGATAGGCGCACTGATGATCCTCTATCATTACAGGGAGCTGAACAACCTGGCACTTGGTGAGCAGTCTGCACAGTTTGCAGGAATGAATGTAAAAAGGAAGAAAACGATCATTCTAATAGCCGCGTCGATTCTTACAGGGAGCGCCGTTGCGGTTTCAGGAGCCATCAGCTTTGTCGGTCTTGTCATTCCTCATCTCGTGAGACTGCTTGCAGGGCCAAACCACCGGCACGTTCTCCCGCTGTCTATGCTGATTGGCGGCGGATATCTGGTGCTTGCAGATTTGCTTGCAAGATCCATCATTTCACCGAAGGAGCTGCCAATCGGTGTGATCACAGCCCTGATCGGCTCACCGATCTTTACTTTTTTGCTGGTGAAAAACCGGAAGCAAAAGCACGGATGAGAAAGGAGGAGGCACTATGCTGCAAGTTAAAAACCTTTCAGGAGGCTATGATGTCAAAAGAACAGTCATCCATGATCTTTCCTTCACCATTAAGAAAGGTGATTTCCTGGCGCTGGCAGGACCAAACGGAAGCGGAAAGACGACTGTGATCCGCTTAATCATGGGAGCGCTGCCTGTAAGTCATGGCGACATCTTTTTAGATGGAAAAAAGCTTTCATCCTACTCGCAAAAAGAACTTGCCAGAAAAACAGCCGTCATGACGCAGGAAAATCAATCAGGGCTTGATTTCACAGCAGAGGAAATCGTGATGCTCGGGAGATACCCTCATCAAAAAGGCATGTTTTTTAAAGAACATTCTGATGCAGACAGGAAAGCGTCTGAAAAAGCGATGAAACAGACGGCTGTCTGGCAGTACAGAAAAAGACCTTTTCAGGCATTAAGCGGCGGAGAAAAGCAGCGTGTGCTTCTTGCAAAAGCTCTCGCACAGGAGCCTGAGCTTCTGCTGCTCGATGAGCCGACAAACCATCTGGATATGAAACATACAAAAGAGCTTCTTGAACTTCTGAAAACCCTGCAGAAGGAAATGAATCTGACCATCCTGGCCATCCTTCATGACTTGAATCTTGCCTCGCTTTATGCAGATCAAATTGCATTGCTGGACCGGGGTATGCTTGCAGGTTGCTACACTGGACTAAAAAAAGAAAATGAGCAAACGTTCTCGGACGTTTATGACCTTTCTCTTCACTTTTCGTCCCATCCTGCTGCTCCCAAGCCGCACATTACTTTATCGCCGGATTACCTGCAAGGGAAAAGGAGCGATTTGCTTTCAGCGCTGCATATTGACCAGGGAAATCCTCCAATCATTACGATGGAACAGCCATTTCGAATGCTGACAGCTGGACCAAACGGCAGCGGCCTGCACTGGTCCAGCCGTCTGGAAATATACGCAGGTCAGAAAGAAACAGCCGGACAGCTTATCCTGTGGTCACTTGGAAACAACATTTTCATCTGCAATCATAAAAGGGTCCCTGATCACTTTATCAAAAATGAGTCAATGCACACGTTATGCATGATTTTTTCCTATTCGGACAGCATGCTGACTGCTGCCCTTTTAACAGATGCTGCAGTCAGCGACAGCGGTCTTATGAATCTTACTCTTAAG is from Bacillus sp. FSL H8-0547 and encodes:
- a CDS encoding iron ABC transporter permease; this translates as MIGAICFAACSILLGVLAGAVQVTVPDILTILAGKIFHVPLYDGEQSTEMIIWEIRFSRVMLAFFVGASLSLAGAAFQGLLQNPLADPYTIGVSSGASLGAVIIIFFQIQLTFLGSYTLPVIAVLFGMITLLIVFALTQLASGKLTNETIILAGIIVSSFISAFISLLIALVPREDISQILYWIMGSVSMRGWGHVQLIFPFFVIGALMILYHYRELNNLALGEQSAQFAGMNVKRKKTIILIAASILTGSAVAVSGAISFVGLVIPHLVRLLAGPNHRHVLPLSMLIGGGYLVLADLLARSIISPKELPIGVITALIGSPIFTFLLVKNRKQKHG
- a CDS encoding ABC transporter ATP-binding protein encodes the protein MLQVKNLSGGYDVKRTVIHDLSFTIKKGDFLALAGPNGSGKTTVIRLIMGALPVSHGDIFLDGKKLSSYSQKELARKTAVMTQENQSGLDFTAEEIVMLGRYPHQKGMFFKEHSDADRKASEKAMKQTAVWQYRKRPFQALSGGEKQRVLLAKALAQEPELLLLDEPTNHLDMKHTKELLELLKTLQKEMNLTILAILHDLNLASLYADQIALLDRGMLAGCYTGLKKENEQTFSDVYDLSLHFSSHPAAPKPHITLSPDYLQGKRSDLLSALHIDQGNPPIITMEQPFRMLTAGPNGSGLHWSSRLEIYAGQKETAGQLILWSLGNNIFICNHKRVPDHFIKNESMHTLCMIFSYSDSMLTAALLTDAAVSDSGLMNLTLKLNAGITRLSPDAEPELAAGAYSSSKPDDPSVMQAADALIMKALKRLENSLAAIC